The region AGTTTACAATATCCGCTTCTGTAACTGTTCTTCCTGCTGTTTCCAATGAGTCGCCAACTTCTACTTCTTCAAAGTATTTACGGAATGGGTGTTTATCTGAGTATTTTTTCTCAGCTCCTTGTTGATAAATCCTTGTTATAGCAGTCAAAATATCCGGTGATCCTTGTATAGCCGTTTTTTGCAAGAAAAAATGAAGACCACTTAGCCCTCCCATTTCCTCTCCACCTCCGGCTCTTCCCGGTCCTCCATGCATCAGCGTTGGAAGTGGTGAACCATGCCCTGTACTCTCTTTCGCATTGTCTCTGTTAAGAACATAGATACGACCATGCTGGGAAGCCATCTTCCATGACGTTTCCGCAACGAATCTATCATCATAAGAAACAATAGAGCCTACTAAACTTCCTTTTCCTCTCTTTGCTAAAGCTGCAGCTTCTTCTGCATCTTTATATGGCATTAAAGTAGAAACAGGTCCAAAGGCTTCTACATCATGAGAGATATTCTTTTCAAAAGGTTTATTATTCAGGAATAATTTAGGACTCATAAATGCACCATGTTCATAGTCGGCATCTACCAGCTCATGTTTCCCGTCATATACAAGTTCTGTCTCGGCTTTTAGCAGATTTACTTTTCTCAAAACTTCATCATATTGTTGTTTTCCGACCAGAGATCCCATTCGGGTTTCTCTGTTTAGAGGATTTCCTATTTTTGTCTGATCCAATGCTTTGGAAAGAGCACTCTGAACATCACCAATTAAATGTTCGGGCACAATAATTCTACGAATTGCTGTACATTTCTGTCCTGCCTTTGTTGTCATTTCATTACGGACTTCTTTAATGAACAAATCGAATTCAGGAGTTCCCGGCTTGGCGTCCAATCCCAAAATTGAACAGTTCAGAGAATCTGCTTCCATATTAAAACGGACAGCATTTCCGGCAACTGACGGTAAAGATTTTAGTTTTCTTCCGGTATTAGCAGATCCGGTGAATAAAACAGAATCTCCATCCTGTACATAATCCAGAATATTTCCGGGTTCTCCACAAACCAACTGAACAGCTCCTTCGGGCAGCAAACCACTTTCTATCATATCCCGAAAAACAACATTGGTAAGATAAGAGCCGGGAGTTGCTGGTTTTACAATACTTGGTACACCTGCCAGTAGAGATGTGGATAACTTTTCCAACATTCCCCATACCGGGAAATTATAGGCATTAATCTGTACAGAAACACCTTCACTTGGAGTTAGAATATGTGTTCCCAGATGTGTTCCGTTAGCTGAAATTTTCTGCGTATCACCATCTACCCAAAACGGAGTATTGGGCAACATTCTTTTTGCTAATCCGGAGTAAGTGAAAAAAGTTCCGAATCCACCTTCTATATCTACCCAGGAGTCTACATGAGTCGCTCCGGTTTTATATGATAACTCGTAATATTTTTTCTTTCGCTCCAGAAGGTATAATGCTACTTTCTTTAGCATTTCCCCACGATCATAAAATGTCATGGAAGACAGGTTTTTATAACCTATTGTTCTTCCATAGTCAAGAGCTTGTTCGAAGTTTAGTCCTTCTGTATCTGAAATAGCAACCTGCTCTCCCGTAACAGCATTGTAAAGCGGAATTCCGTTACCTGTCCCCTCTGTCCATTGTCCGCATATATAATTTTTAAGTTTTTCCATATTAAAGAATACTTTACTATTTGATGTTTATTTTTTTAAGCTTTAAACCTCATAGGTTTTAGAAACCTATGAGGTTTTTTTATTTCTACATTTCTAAAAAGTCATATTCTACAATACTTTTGTGAAAATCAACAAAATCATCAGTTGATTCAAAGTATTGTAAAATATCATTTCTTTTCAACTTACTACTTTTTGATAAATCTAAATAAGATCTGTAAGAAGAAAAATTCCAGTTCTCTATTAAGTCAGTCAAACCATGATTTACAGGATTATTATGAATATAATGCACAAGTTTTAGCAAATAATTCTCACTATCAACTCTCTTACGTTTAAGAAAATCCAAGAATAAAGAGCCTCTTCTATTATATTTTTTATTATATGCTTTTGCGTAGGCATTAAGCATATTACTAAACGGTTTCATTAATGATTGATGAGCATCTTTACTACTTCCTTTCTTATCTTTAAATCTTAAAAGTAAATGAAAATGATTAGGGAGAAGGCAGTATACATAAATATCTGCAATCGGAATAATATATGTAGAAAGCTTCTCCAGAAAATAATGATAATTGGATTCTTCTTTAAAAAGCAAATCTTTTCCATTAGCATGGCTATATACATGATAAATATATCCATAATCAAAACTTTCTAAATTTTTCATTCTCTTAATCTTATGTATTATTCCAAACCTCATAGGTTTTAGAAACCTATGAGGTTTAAGTTTACTACTTTATTTCAAATCAGCCCAGATACTGTAGTCTACTACTTTTGTAGGGACCTGCTCTGTAAATTCTGTAAAAGGTTCACAGGGAACAATAGCATCTTTTCCTTCTCTTGCCAATTCCTGATAGAGTTTTGTTCCTTCGGTTTTCCAGTGAATCATTTCGTCTGAAACATCACGTATAATTTTTGCGGGACTTCCTACAATCAGCTTTCTGGGCTCACATTTAAAGTTTGCCGGAACAAAAGCTAGCGCTCCAATAATACATTCATCGCCAATTACGGCCTTATCCATTACTACTGCATTCATTCCTACAAGACAATTTTTACCGATATGTCCGGAATGGATAATCGCGCCATGACCTATATGTGCTGATTCTTCCAAAATGGTTTCAATATTCGGGAATACATGAAGCGTACAGTTTTCCTGAACATTGGCTCCGTCTTTTATAATAATCTTTCCCCAATCACCGCGAATGACAGCATTGGGACCGATATATACTTCTTCACCAATCTCTACATTCCCAATAATTACTGCCTGAGGATGAACATAGGCAGAAGGCTTTATAATGGGACGAATACCATGATAGGAATAAATGTTCATAAAATTTTTATTAAAAATTTAATTTAGCAATGTATCAGTTTATCAATGTAACAATAAATATCCTGCCTTATTGAAAGAGTATATATTATATTGGTAAGCTGTTACATTATTGAAAATATCATACTTTTTCAATGACCATTGCATAACCTTGTCCAACACCTATACAAAGTGTACACAAAGCATATTTTTTATTTTGTTTTTGTAATTCCAGAGCTGCTGATCCAATGATTCTGGCGCCTGATACTCCCAACGGATGCCCTATTGCAATAGCTCCCCCGTTTGGATTAACTCTCGGATCATTATCTTTTAAGCCTAAGCTTCTGGTTACGGCAAGTGCTTGTGCAGCAAATGCTTCATTTAATTCAATAATATCTATAGCTTCCAGAGAAAGATTGAGTCTTTTTAACAACTTCTGAGTTGCTTCTACCGGACCTATTCCCATAATTCGGGGCTCTACTCCGGCAACTGCAGATCCTATTATCTTTGCTTTTGGTTTTAAACCATATTTCTTTACAGCTTCTTCGCTTGCCAAAATAAGAGCAGCAGCACCGTCATTCATTCCGGAAGCATTTCCGGCTGTTACGCTCCCTTCCTTTCTGAAAGCAGGACGTAACTTTGCCAATACTTCTATAGTTGTTGTTGGTTTAATAAATTCGTCTTTATCAAATACTACAGGATCTCCTTTTCTTTGCGGAATTTCTACTTTTACAATTTCTTCGGCAAGCCTACCACTTTCCTGAGCTTTTGTAGCTTTTTGTTGTGACCACAATGCGAATTGATCCTGATCTTCTCTGCTGATATGGTGTAAATCAGCAAGATTTTCTGCGGTTTCCCCCATTCCGTCCACACCATACATTTCTTTCATTTTTGGATTTACAAACCTCCATCCAAAAGTTGTATCATACATCTGGCTATCCCGTCCATATGCAGCACTTGGTTTAGACATTACATAAGGAGAACGCGTCATGTGCTCTACTCCACCTGCAATATAAATTTCTCCCTCACCTGCAGCAATAGCCCGGAAAGCATTGGCTACCGCAGACATTCCGGAAGCACAAAGCCTGTTCACTGTCTCTCCGCCTATTTTGTATGGAAGGCCGGCTAATAAAAGAGCCATCCTTGCTACATTACGGTTATCTTCTCCGGCCTGATTAGCACATCCGAAAATAACATCTTCAATTTCATCTACGGGAACTTCAGGGTTTCTCTCCACTATTTCCTTAATAACTATTGCGGCTAAATCATCTGCCCTTACTTCGGATAAACCTCCTTGCAGCTTTGAAACAGGAGTTCTTATATAATCTATGATGTATACGTTGTTCATAATAACTATTTTAATGTACCAGTGTATCAATGTGAAAATTTACCAATTAAATAATAAACCATACATCAGCTATTGATACATTGGTAAACTACCAAATTGCTACATTGACCTTACAGTTCAGTTACTTTTTTTCCAATTTTATAAACTGTTCCTGTGAATTTTGCTACTAATTTTTGTTCCTGGTTGATGATATTGATATCATAAACTGCAGTCTTTCTGGTTTCATTCACCAACTTGCTTTCCGCACGAAAAATATCACCTTCTCTTCCGGCAGTTGTAAAATTTATCACACAATTCAGTGCTACAGCTGCGTCTCCGGAATTGTTGGAAGAGAATGCTAAGGCTGAATCAGCAAAAGCAAAAGTTACTCCGCCATGAACGGTTTTTAATCCATTCAGCATTTCTTTTCTGACTGGCATTTCTATTAAACAATAATTTTCTTTAACAGCTATCAGTTTTATTCCCATCCATTTGGAGAATTCATCCTGATTGAGCATATACTCTGCAATTTGTTCTGGCTTCATTTCTATTTAATTAAAAAATTTAC is a window of Elizabethkingia anophelis R26 DNA encoding:
- the paaZ gene encoding phenylacetic acid degradation bifunctional protein PaaZ, coding for MEKLKNYICGQWTEGTGNGIPLYNAVTGEQVAISDTEGLNFEQALDYGRTIGYKNLSSMTFYDRGEMLKKVALYLLERKKKYYELSYKTGATHVDSWVDIEGGFGTFFTYSGLAKRMLPNTPFWVDGDTQKISANGTHLGTHILTPSEGVSVQINAYNFPVWGMLEKLSTSLLAGVPSIVKPATPGSYLTNVVFRDMIESGLLPEGAVQLVCGEPGNILDYVQDGDSVLFTGSANTGRKLKSLPSVAGNAVRFNMEADSLNCSILGLDAKPGTPEFDLFIKEVRNEMTTKAGQKCTAIRRIIVPEHLIGDVQSALSKALDQTKIGNPLNRETRMGSLVGKQQYDEVLRKVNLLKAETELVYDGKHELVDADYEHGAFMSPKLFLNNKPFEKNISHDVEAFGPVSTLMPYKDAEEAAALAKRGKGSLVGSIVSYDDRFVAETSWKMASQHGRIYVLNRDNAKESTGHGSPLPTLMHGGPGRAGGGEEMGGLSGLHFFLQKTAIQGSPDILTAITRIYQQGAEKKYSDKHPFRKYFEEVEVGDSLETAGRTVTEADIVNFSNVSWDHFYAHTDATSLNGTIFDKTVAHGYFILSAAAGLFVSGKKGPVIANYGLENCAFFKPVYAGDTITVYLTAKEKINRGVKGRNIPSGVVKWLVEVVNQREEVVCVATILTLVAKKSPFIDLNVRDIRKILNGLTESSLPQWGKMSPQEMLEHLETTVNHGMGKPEAEKYYTPDEHLEKYQDSLYNHRKMPKDFPAPFLPQDGSLPELKHKNLEAAKEAFLNAVQEFLIYYKENPQAEHIHFVFGKINKEMWELMHRKHFTHHFEQFGLI
- a CDS encoding transposase, which gives rise to MKNLESFDYGYIYHVYSHANGKDLLFKEESNYHYFLEKLSTYIIPIADIYVYCLLPNHFHLLLRFKDKKGSSKDAHQSLMKPFSNMLNAYAKAYNKKYNRRGSLFLDFLKRKRVDSENYLLKLVHYIHNNPVNHGLTDLIENWNFSSYRSYLDLSKSSKLKRNDILQYFESTDDFVDFHKSIVEYDFLEM
- a CDS encoding acyltransferase, with the protein product MNIYSYHGIRPIIKPSAYVHPQAVIIGNVEIGEEVYIGPNAVIRGDWGKIIIKDGANVQENCTLHVFPNIETILEESAHIGHGAIIHSGHIGKNCLVGMNAVVMDKAVIGDECIIGALAFVPANFKCEPRKLIVGSPAKIIRDVSDEMIHWKTEGTKLYQELAREGKDAIVPCEPFTEFTEQVPTKVVDYSIWADLK
- the pcaF gene encoding 3-oxoadipyl-CoA thiolase, with product MNNVYIIDYIRTPVSKLQGGLSEVRADDLAAIVIKEIVERNPEVPVDEIEDVIFGCANQAGEDNRNVARMALLLAGLPYKIGGETVNRLCASGMSAVANAFRAIAAGEGEIYIAGGVEHMTRSPYVMSKPSAAYGRDSQMYDTTFGWRFVNPKMKEMYGVDGMGETAENLADLHHISREDQDQFALWSQQKATKAQESGRLAEEIVKVEIPQRKGDPVVFDKDEFIKPTTTIEVLAKLRPAFRKEGSVTAGNASGMNDGAAALILASEEAVKKYGLKPKAKIIGSAVAGVEPRIMGIGPVEATQKLLKRLNLSLEAIDIIELNEAFAAQALAVTRSLGLKDNDPRVNPNGGAIAIGHPLGVSGARIIGSAALELQKQNKKYALCTLCIGVGQGYAMVIEKV
- a CDS encoding hotdog fold thioesterase; translated protein: MKPEQIAEYMLNQDEFSKWMGIKLIAVKENYCLIEMPVRKEMLNGLKTVHGGVTFAFADSALAFSSNNSGDAAVALNCVINFTTAGREGDIFRAESKLVNETRKTAVYDINIINQEQKLVAKFTGTVYKIGKKVTEL